In the Ipomoea triloba cultivar NCNSP0323 chromosome 6, ASM357664v1 genome, one interval contains:
- the LOC116023096 gene encoding uncharacterized protein LOC116023096 isoform X1: MEFTVTNPSYLVKHLDVFRPLVSKVLLYLAPTMLRVQTLAGEAPNGSHVIIEFPNKPNNPEEVERQLFHYEINSSFGGFIVSLDRFQHALSLGGEITFIFQGNLLLARNFFNETVDDLLMGVQRPYDPRIGTLLVSFTANVLPDTLDVFEETNALKITIQQETIGFKTNEIEIQGIQLCDHVQFTVTRDRLLVIGVGEFDQLFLYEFPLINTLPI; this comes from the exons ATGGAATTTACTGTAACAAATCCTAGCTATCTTGTTAAACATTTGGATGTTTTTAGACCATTGGTGTCTAAAGTTCTTCTGTATTTAGCCCCAACAATGTTAAGAGTACAGACTTTGGCAGGGGAAGCTCCTAATGGCAGCCATGTGATTATTGAATTTCCAAACAAACCAAACAACCCAGAAGAAGTGGAGAGACAACTCTTTCATTATGAAATTAACTCCTCCTTTGGTGGTTTTATTGTTTCATTGGACAGATTTCAACATGCTCTCTCCCTCGGAGGAGAAATAACATTCATCTTCCAAGGGAATCTTCTACTAgctagaaatttttttaatg aAACTGTCGACGATCTGTTAATGGGAGTACAAAGGCCCTATGATCCTCGTATAGGTACGCTTTTGGTAAGCTTTACTGCAAATGTGCTGCCGGACACACTTGATGTTTTTGAAGAAACGAATGCACTGAAGATAACCATTCAGCAGGAAACCATTGGTTTTAAAAccaatgaaattgaaattcag GGCATTCAACTATGTGACCATGTGCAATTCACAGTTACAAGAGACAGGTTGCTAGTGATTGGTGTTGGTGAATTTGACCAATTGTTTTTGTATGAATTTCCCTTGATAAACACCTTACCCATTTGA
- the LOC116023096 gene encoding uncharacterized protein LOC116023096 isoform X2, which produces MEFTVTNPSYLVKHLDVFRPLVSKVLLYLAPTMLRVQTLAGEAPNGSHVIIEFPNKPNNPEEVERQLFHYEINSSFGGFIVSLDRFQHALSLGGEITFIFQGNLLLARNFFNETVDDLLMGVQRPYDPRIGFC; this is translated from the exons ATGGAATTTACTGTAACAAATCCTAGCTATCTTGTTAAACATTTGGATGTTTTTAGACCATTGGTGTCTAAAGTTCTTCTGTATTTAGCCCCAACAATGTTAAGAGTACAGACTTTGGCAGGGGAAGCTCCTAATGGCAGCCATGTGATTATTGAATTTCCAAACAAACCAAACAACCCAGAAGAAGTGGAGAGACAACTCTTTCATTATGAAATTAACTCCTCCTTTGGTGGTTTTATTGTTTCATTGGACAGATTTCAACATGCTCTCTCCCTCGGAGGAGAAATAACATTCATCTTCCAAGGGAATCTTCTACTAgctagaaatttttttaatg aAACTGTCGACGATCTGTTAATGGGAGTACAAAGGCCCTATGATCCTCGTATAG GTTTCTGCtaa